The following coding sequences are from one Aliarcobacter skirrowii CCUG 10374 window:
- a CDS encoding 23S rRNA (pseudouridine(1915)-N(3))-methyltransferase RlmH: MKIDIYMIAKASNDDFDKLINDFIKMSSKYSKINIHYIFNNEISKAQNISQEEAQKIYTKTYQPYLKGYNVALDVLGKNIDTFAFSNLLENKMQINFFIGGAYGFQREFLDLCDTTIKLSNLTFAHKLATLVLSEQIFRGLTIINNHPYHK; this comes from the coding sequence TTGAAAATAGATATTTATATGATTGCAAAGGCATCAAATGATGATTTTGATAAATTAATAAATGATTTCATAAAGATGTCAAGTAAATACTCAAAGATAAATATTCACTATATTTTTAATAATGAGATATCAAAAGCTCAAAATATAAGTCAAGAAGAGGCACAAAAAATCTACACAAAAACTTATCAACCATATTTAAAAGGTTATAATGTTGCTCTTGATGTTTTAGGAAAAAATATCGATACTTTCGCCTTTTCAAATCTTTTAGAAAATAAAATGCAAATAAACTTTTTTATTGGTGGTGCATACGGTTTTCAAAGAGAGTTTTTAGATCTTTGTGATACTACAATTAAACTTAGTAATTTAACATTTGCTCATAAATTGGCAACTTTGGTTTTAAGTGAGCAGATATTTAGAGGATTAACTATTATAAACAATCATCCATATCATAAGTAA
- a CDS encoding tRNA dihydrouridine synthase, translating to MKKKLDFSKPLVVLAPLAGYTDLPFRSVVKKFGADLTISEMISSNALVYKSARTLKMVEKAPSEDPYFVQIAGNSVDLVKAAVEILNDVDGIDGIDLNCGCPAPKVFNHGSGSNLLGDLKKLEEILSTIKKYSKKEYTSAKVRLGVNEKIPVEIGKVVEACGVDFVSVHGRTRAGKYKAPVDYDAIKQMKEAISIPVIANGDIKDYKKAKEVLEYTKADGVMIGRGAIGKPWVFYQLKHELEDIDNSIKKEIILEHYDKMLEFHGDYGAIIFRKLLHAYSKGYTGANEFRDLVNQVSDKNIMRDLIESFFKI from the coding sequence ATGAAAAAAAAACTTGATTTTTCAAAACCTCTAGTGGTTTTAGCACCACTTGCTGGTTATACAGATTTACCTTTTAGAAGTGTTGTTAAAAAGTTTGGAGCAGATCTTACTATTTCAGAGATGATAAGCTCAAATGCTTTGGTTTATAAAAGTGCAAGAACACTTAAAATGGTAGAAAAAGCTCCTAGTGAAGATCCATATTTTGTTCAAATTGCTGGAAATAGTGTTGATTTAGTTAAAGCTGCAGTTGAGATTTTAAATGATGTTGATGGAATTGATGGAATTGATTTAAACTGCGGTTGTCCTGCTCCAAAAGTTTTTAATCATGGAAGTGGTTCAAACTTACTTGGTGATTTAAAAAAGCTTGAAGAGATTTTAAGTACTATTAAAAAATACTCAAAAAAAGAGTATACAAGTGCAAAAGTAAGGCTTGGAGTTAATGAAAAAATTCCAGTTGAAATAGGAAAAGTAGTTGAAGCTTGTGGAGTTGATTTTGTATCAGTTCATGGAAGAACAAGAGCTGGAAAATATAAAGCCCCTGTAGATTATGATGCAATTAAACAGATGAAAGAGGCTATTTCAATTCCTGTTATTGCAAATGGCGATATAAAAGATTATAAAAAAGCAAAAGAGGTTTTAGAGTACACAAAAGCAGATGGTGTTATGATAGGACGAGGTGCTATTGGTAAACCTTGGGTTTTTTATCAATTAAAACATGAGCTTGAAGATATTGACAACTCTATTAAAAAAGAGATTATTTTAGAACACTATGACAAAATGCTTGAGTTTCACGGAGATTATGGTGCTATAATTTTTAGAAAATTGTTACACGCTTATTCAAAAGGTTATACAGGAGCAAATGAGTTTAGAGATTTAGTAAATCAAGTAAGCGATAAAAATATAATGAGAGATTTAATAGAGAGCTTTTTTAAAATTTAA
- a CDS encoding 50S ribosomal protein L11 methyltransferase, with product MTQQYFELEIFPQKNYDVFLDLVESIVEDAIEESEKSIIIRSEDSLEDIKEAIEKFSKAIDVECQIFYEKKDAVDWIKKYQDSINPVEVGNFYVRPSWVEKKDGKIDILIDPALAFGSGHHETTSSCILAIDEFVKKDDTLLDVGTGSGILAIAAAKKGAVVDVCDTDEICIESTQSNFTLNGEKINDSWIGSVNITNKKYDVVVANIIADILVMISSDLKSKLKEDGILILSGILDKYEGRVKSSFSDLKVLKVVQKNEWITLILQNSKEI from the coding sequence TTGACACAGCAATATTTTGAATTAGAGATTTTCCCTCAAAAAAATTATGATGTTTTTTTAGATTTAGTAGAGAGTATAGTTGAAGATGCTATTGAAGAGAGTGAAAAATCAATTATTATTAGAAGTGAAGATAGTTTAGAAGATATAAAAGAGGCTATAGAAAAGTTTAGTAAAGCCATAGATGTAGAGTGCCAAATCTTTTACGAAAAAAAAGATGCAGTTGATTGGATAAAAAAATATCAAGACTCTATAAATCCAGTTGAGGTTGGTAATTTTTATGTAAGACCATCTTGGGTAGAGAAAAAAGATGGAAAAATAGATATTCTAATAGACCCAGCACTTGCATTTGGTTCAGGTCATCACGAAACAACTTCATCATGTATTTTGGCAATTGATGAGTTTGTAAAAAAAGATGATACATTACTTGATGTTGGAACAGGAAGTGGTATTTTAGCAATTGCAGCAGCAAAAAAAGGTGCAGTTGTTGATGTTTGTGATACTGATGAGATTTGTATAGAGAGTACTCAATCAAATTTTACTTTAAACGGTGAAAAAATAAATGATTCATGGATAGGTTCTGTAAATATTACAAATAAAAAGTATGATGTTGTAGTAGCAAATATTATTGCAGATATTTTAGTTATGATTTCAAGTGATTTAAAATCAAAATTAAAAGAAGATGGAATTTTAATTTTATCTGGAATATTAGACAAGTATGAAGGTAGAGTAAAAAGTAGTTTTAGCGATTTAAAAGTTTTAAAAGTAGTTCAAAAAAATGAGTGGATAACACTTATTCTACAAAATAGTAAGGAGATCTAA
- the ftsH gene encoding ATP-dependent zinc metalloprotease FtsH, with protein MNKQQNNNSNKNQNSNNNNNNNNFFNNNPLLIFVAFSLITIFVFKTIFPDSESGATNSQMQSYGSSSNKTVPYSELKKLISSGKIEYVGIGNTQIRAISKNDGMQRVTYTARRVVPDETLISELEKKGISYGGINEENVLSDILFGWVLPIFLFFAIWMFLVKRMQKSMGGGSGGILGIGSSKKMINSEKPNVKFDDMAGNKEAKEEVREVVDFLKDPERYVRLGAQIPKGVLLVGPPGTGKTLLAKAVAGEADVQFLSVSGSAFIEMFVGVGASRVRDLFEQAKKVAPAIIFIDEIDAIGKSRASGGPMGGNDEREQTLNQLLAEMDGFSTETAPVIVLAATNRPEVLDPALLRPGRFDRQVLVDKPDYEGRIEILNVHIKDVKVAKDVDLKEVAKMTAGLAGADLANIINEAALLAGRANKDQVEPSDFKEAVERQIAGLEKKSRRISPKERKIVAYHESGHAVMAEITKGAKKVNKVSIVPRGLAALGYTLNTPEENKYLMQKHELIAEVDVLLGGRAAEEVFIGEISTGAGNDLERATNIIKSMATIYGMSDIAGLMVLERRTNQFLGGQTQKDFSDAMAKDLDDHVKTTLNERYQVVLQALRDNKDAIEQMTSELLEIEVLTGERVREIIKEHGGKVFEDEDLHSDALNKDSAEVNKDSKTKSNIDSDESSTNNK; from the coding sequence ATGAATAAACAACAAAATAACAACTCAAACAAAAATCAAAATAGTAACAACAATAACAATAACAACAATTTTTTTAACAATAACCCACTTTTGATTTTTGTTGCATTCTCTTTAATCACAATTTTTGTGTTTAAAACAATTTTCCCTGATAGTGAATCAGGTGCAACAAATTCACAAATGCAATCTTATGGAAGTAGTTCTAATAAAACTGTTCCATATTCAGAACTTAAAAAATTAATTTCTAGTGGAAAAATAGAGTATGTAGGTATTGGAAATACTCAAATTAGAGCTATTAGCAAAAATGATGGTATGCAAAGAGTTACATATACAGCTAGAAGAGTTGTTCCAGATGAGACACTAATTAGTGAATTAGAGAAAAAGGGTATTTCATATGGTGGAATAAATGAAGAGAATGTTTTATCTGATATTCTTTTTGGATGGGTTTTACCTATATTTTTATTCTTTGCAATTTGGATGTTTTTGGTTAAAAGAATGCAAAAATCTATGGGTGGTGGAAGCGGAGGAATTCTTGGAATTGGAAGTTCAAAGAAGATGATTAACTCTGAAAAACCAAATGTAAAATTTGATGATATGGCTGGAAATAAAGAGGCAAAAGAAGAGGTAAGAGAAGTAGTTGATTTCTTAAAAGACCCAGAAAGATATGTAAGACTTGGTGCTCAAATTCCAAAAGGTGTATTACTTGTAGGTCCTCCAGGTACAGGTAAAACACTTTTAGCAAAAGCAGTTGCTGGAGAGGCTGATGTTCAGTTCTTATCAGTTTCTGGATCTGCATTTATTGAGATGTTTGTTGGAGTAGGTGCAAGTAGAGTGCGAGATTTATTTGAACAAGCAAAAAAAGTAGCTCCTGCTATTATTTTTATTGATGAGATTGATGCTATTGGTAAAAGCAGAGCTAGTGGCGGACCAATGGGTGGAAATGATGAGAGAGAGCAGACTTTAAATCAACTTTTAGCAGAGATGGATGGATTTTCTACTGAAACAGCTCCTGTAATAGTTCTTGCAGCTACAAATAGACCAGAAGTTTTAGATCCAGCACTTTTAAGACCAGGAAGATTTGATAGACAAGTTTTAGTTGATAAACCTGATTATGAAGGAAGAATTGAGATTTTAAATGTACATATAAAAGATGTAAAAGTAGCAAAAGATGTAGATTTAAAAGAGGTTGCTAAAATGACAGCAGGTCTAGCTGGTGCTGATTTAGCAAATATTATAAATGAAGCTGCACTTTTAGCAGGTAGGGCAAACAAAGATCAAGTAGAACCAAGTGATTTTAAAGAGGCTGTTGAGAGACAAATAGCTGGACTTGAAAAAAAATCAAGAAGAATATCTCCAAAAGAGCGAAAAATAGTTGCATATCATGAAAGTGGACATGCAGTTATGGCTGAAATTACAAAAGGTGCTAAAAAAGTAAATAAAGTATCTATTGTTCCAAGAGGACTTGCAGCGCTTGGATATACACTAAATACTCCTGAAGAGAATAAATATTTAATGCAAAAACATGAGCTAATAGCTGAAGTTGATGTTTTACTTGGTGGAAGAGCTGCTGAAGAGGTATTTATAGGAGAGATTAGTACAGGTGCTGGAAATGATTTAGAGAGAGCTACAAATATTATTAAGTCTATGGCAACTATTTATGGAATGAGTGATATAGCTGGGCTTATGGTATTAGAAAGAAGAACAAATCAGTTCTTAGGTGGACAAACTCAAAAAGATTTCTCAGATGCTATGGCAAAAGATTTAGATGATCATGTAAAAACTACTTTAAATGAAAGATATCAAGTTGTGTTGCAAGCTTTAAGAGATAACAAAGATGCAATTGAACAAATGACTTCTGAGCTACTTGAAATAGAGGTACTTACAGGTGAAAGAGTTAGAGAGATTATAAAAGAACATGGTGGAAAAGTTTTCGAGGATGAAGATTTGCATAGTGATGCTTTGAATAAGGATAGTGCAGAAGTAAATAAAGATTCAAAAACAAAATCAAATATTGATTCAGATGAAAGTTCAACTAATAATAAATAA
- a CDS encoding 2-isopropylmalate synthase, protein MDKNKIIVFDTTLRDGEQSPGCSMNTEEKLRVALQLEKLGVDVIEAGFAAASPGDFDAVTQIAKTIKNSSICSLSRAIENDIKQAGMAVSHAKKHRIHTFIATSPIHMKYKLKMSPDEVIKRAVRAVEYARTFVDDVEFSLEDAGRSEIPFMKEVMDAVISAGARTINLPDTVGYRLPTELGAMVKELSEFANNRAIISVHNHNDLGLATANTLAAVLNGARQIEVTINGLGERAGNSALEEAVMAIKVRKDVFGDLYTSINTPEIYATSRLIATITGVEPQQNKAIVGKNAFAHESGIHQDGVLKHQETYEIMRPEDVGVIKDSTLILGKHSGRAAFKDKIAQLGFDSVSDDELNSAFERFKALADKKKDITDDDVRMLITDEALNHDKIYDLVGLQISDCSDGLPMAAVSIKFEDKIIKDAGLGDGTMDAIFKTIDRITGFAGELKDYKVVSVSEGKDALAKVTVRVTFEDKNNSFVGHGLSIDTMLATAKAYIGALNSYLSQKNRLTKNCGHQI, encoded by the coding sequence ATGGATAAAAATAAAATTATTGTATTTGATACTACTTTAAGAGATGGAGAGCAAAGCCCTGGTTGTTCTATGAACACAGAAGAGAAATTAAGAGTTGCTTTACAGTTAGAAAAATTGGGAGTTGATGTTATTGAAGCTGGTTTTGCAGCAGCAAGTCCTGGAGATTTTGATGCAGTTACTCAAATTGCAAAAACAATTAAAAATTCAAGCATCTGTTCATTAAGCCGTGCTATTGAAAATGATATAAAACAGGCTGGTATGGCTGTTTCTCATGCTAAAAAACATAGAATTCATACATTTATAGCTACAAGCCCAATTCATATGAAATATAAATTAAAAATGTCTCCAGATGAGGTTATAAAAAGAGCTGTTAGAGCTGTAGAGTATGCAAGAACTTTTGTAGATGATGTTGAGTTCTCTTTAGAAGATGCTGGAAGAAGTGAAATTCCTTTTATGAAAGAGGTAATGGATGCGGTTATTAGTGCAGGTGCTAGAACAATTAACTTACCAGATACTGTTGGGTATAGATTACCAACAGAGTTGGGTGCAATGGTTAAAGAGTTAAGCGAATTTGCAAATAATAGAGCAATAATTTCAGTTCATAATCACAACGATTTAGGATTAGCAACTGCAAATACTTTAGCAGCTGTTTTAAATGGAGCTAGACAAATTGAAGTTACAATAAATGGATTAGGTGAGAGAGCTGGAAACTCAGCTTTAGAAGAGGCTGTTATGGCAATAAAAGTGAGAAAAGATGTTTTTGGTGATTTATATACATCTATTAATACTCCAGAGATTTATGCAACTTCAAGATTAATTGCAACAATTACAGGAGTTGAACCACAACAAAATAAAGCAATTGTTGGTAAAAATGCATTTGCACATGAGAGTGGAATTCACCAAGATGGTGTTTTAAAACATCAAGAGACATATGAGATTATGCGACCAGAAGATGTTGGAGTTATCAAAGATAGCACTTTAATATTAGGAAAACATTCAGGTCGAGCTGCATTTAAAGATAAAATTGCACAATTAGGTTTTGATAGTGTTAGCGATGATGAGTTAAATAGTGCATTTGAAAGGTTTAAAGCATTAGCTGATAAGAAAAAAGATATAACAGATGATGATGTTAGAATGTTAATCACTGATGAAGCTTTAAATCACGACAAGATTTATGACTTAGTAGGTTTACAAATAAGTGATTGCTCAGATGGTTTACCAATGGCTGCTGTTTCAATTAAGTTTGAAGATAAAATTATTAAAGATGCTGGTTTAGGTGATGGAACTATGGATGCTATTTTTAAAACAATAGATAGAATCACTGGTTTTGCAGGGGAGTTAAAAGATTATAAAGTTGTATCTGTTAGTGAAGGTAAAGATGCTTTAGCAAAAGTTACAGTTAGAGTTACTTTTGAAGATAAAAACAACTCTTTTGTAGGTCATGGATTAAGTATTGATACAATGCTTGCAACTGCAAAAGCATATATTGGAGCTTTAAACTCATATTTATCGCAAAAAAATAGACTTACTAAAAATTGTGGTCATCAAATATAA
- a CDS encoding thioredoxin family protein yields MRELSSKEKILDILKKNQAVVLYFKAENCSVCEVLKPKIEENISRNFPKIEKIVVNSNSNLELASFFNIFSSPTILVFFEGKEFKRYNRNISLDIFNSEIRRLYNMVFEND; encoded by the coding sequence ATGAGAGAACTAAGTAGTAAAGAAAAGATTTTAGATATATTAAAAAAAAATCAAGCAGTTGTTTTATATTTTAAAGCAGAAAACTGCTCGGTTTGTGAGGTTTTAAAACCAAAAATAGAAGAGAATATCTCAAGAAATTTTCCAAAAATTGAGAAAATAGTAGTAAATAGTAATTCAAATTTAGAGTTAGCATCTTTTTTTAATATCTTTTCAAGTCCAACAATATTGGTTTTTTTTGAAGGCAAAGAGTTTAAAAGATATAACAGAAATATAAGTTTAGATATTTTTAATAGTGAAATAAGAAGGTTATATAATATGGTTTTTGAAAATGATTAG
- a CDS encoding heme-binding domain-containing protein: MIRFLMICLILFVLMQFIRPQKVEFIEDSSKEIVASKEIKDILVKACFDCHSNKIEYPWYSNIAPFSWVVIRHTTNGVRALNFSNWEDYNYIRKEEKLKAIYRTVHASMPLPAYTLVHKDADLTKEERTMIRDWTGVRR; encoded by the coding sequence ATGATTAGATTTTTAATGATTTGTTTGATACTTTTTGTATTAATGCAGTTTATAAGACCACAAAAAGTTGAATTTATTGAAGATAGTAGCAAAGAGATAGTTGCTTCAAAAGAGATAAAAGATATTTTAGTGAAAGCTTGTTTTGATTGTCACTCAAATAAAATAGAGTATCCATGGTATTCAAATATTGCACCTTTTTCTTGGGTTGTCATAAGACACACTACAAATGGAGTTAGAGCTTTAAATTTTTCTAATTGGGAAGATTATAATTATATTAGGAAAGAAGAGAAGCTAAAAGCTATCTATAGAACAGTTCATGCATCTATGCCACTTCCTGCATATACATTAGTTCATAAAGATGCGGATCTTACAAAAGAAGAGAGAACTATGATTAGAGATTGGACTGGAGTTCGAAGATAG
- a CDS encoding MutS-related protein, producing the protein MREEVSELLENRSELLTVTYFKLQKLFEEKYGNNALVLMEIGTFFEVYEVNNDEEKIGKAKEIAELLNIQLTRKNKNILENSKENPIMAGVPAISFEKHLARIIAEQKYTIAIIRQKGIPPNVSRYLDVVVSPGTNFDFVIDQDENFITSIVVDQIRGNYLIGYSAIDVTTAKCYYNEVFGTNEDKFFALDEIFNYMNMHKTSEVIVTIVDKNINQKEIIDYLELSFKSYHLRTYRPKISYQNELFKNVFNIESLLTPIEHLNMELSPLSSESLAILIDFVLAHDSAIIQKLSTPIKLDVSRYIYLGNNALEQLNIIDTSHNPSLIKLINNTSTAMGKRVLKERVTNPIKDTKELLRRYKLSLDLYDYHNPIENELANIYDIERLTRRIKLNRLHPFELNYLYDSLLSIKELVKFMENYKFVTPPCSSEEINIFLNSINSTFDLSVSARFMLKDVDTNMITSGINSLIDELNKENEELFFKLELLQTHILSFFKTDEKSFVTINRLDKEGFFISITKNRYNLIKEELLKSHLIIDDKLLLFKDFSIKTQTNNIKISCEFMNDISDKYVHNIRKIVEINKLVFKEKIEEFEKKFATLLEELVLFIAEIDVTVSNIKTAKKHNYTCPKIVKTKDDENFLELIDLRHPIIEANEDYGVYVPNDILLGELSYTSKDNLENLIYKNSNPINLQNNKMHGILLFGINSSGKSSLMKAIGISVILAQAGFFVPCKSMRFSIFDSIFTRISGADNIAKGLSSFAVEMMDLKNIFNRANKKSLILGDEISHSTETLSGLSIVASSILKLAKLEALFVFATHLHQLPTIPEIEKLKNIICLHLAVMYVDDEDKLIFNRKLNYGSGSSIYGLEFAKSLHMDREFLSVANDIRKRLADDYTKVERISQKQSSKYNSNLYTSTCIICGRACDEVHHIAEQAKANKDGFIGHINANHKYNLIPLCKLHHKMVHDGKINVNGFVATSKGLELHYTMIEE; encoded by the coding sequence GTGAGAGAAGAAGTTAGTGAACTATTAGAAAATAGAAGCGAACTTTTAACAGTTACATATTTCAAACTTCAAAAACTTTTTGAAGAGAAGTATGGAAATAATGCTTTAGTACTTATGGAGATAGGTACATTTTTTGAAGTTTATGAAGTAAATAATGATGAAGAAAAAATTGGAAAAGCAAAAGAGATAGCAGAGCTTTTAAATATTCAATTAACTAGAAAAAATAAAAATATCCTAGAAAACTCAAAAGAGAATCCTATTATGGCAGGAGTTCCTGCAATATCTTTTGAGAAACATTTAGCAAGAATTATTGCTGAGCAAAAATATACTATTGCAATTATTAGACAAAAAGGAATACCTCCAAATGTAAGTAGATACTTAGATGTGGTTGTAAGTCCTGGAACAAATTTTGATTTTGTAATTGATCAAGATGAGAATTTTATAACTTCAATTGTAGTTGATCAAATAAGAGGAAACTACTTAATAGGTTATAGTGCAATCGATGTAACAACAGCAAAGTGCTACTACAATGAAGTTTTTGGAACGAATGAAGATAAATTTTTTGCACTTGATGAGATATTTAACTATATGAATATGCATAAAACTAGTGAAGTAATAGTTACAATTGTAGATAAAAATATAAATCAAAAAGAGATAATTGATTATTTAGAATTAAGCTTTAAAAGTTACCATTTAAGAACTTATAGACCAAAGATATCATATCAAAATGAACTTTTTAAAAATGTGTTTAATATTGAATCACTTTTAACTCCAATTGAGCATTTAAATATGGAGTTAAGTCCACTTTCAAGCGAATCTTTGGCTATTTTAATTGATTTTGTATTAGCACATGATAGTGCAATTATTCAAAAACTCTCAACTCCAATAAAACTTGATGTAAGTCGATATATATATCTTGGAAATAATGCCCTAGAGCAACTAAATATTATAGACACAAGCCATAATCCAAGTTTAATAAAACTTATAAACAATACTTCAACAGCAATGGGAAAAAGAGTTTTAAAAGAGAGAGTTACAAATCCAATCAAAGATACAAAAGAGCTTTTACGAAGATATAAACTATCACTTGATTTATATGATTATCACAATCCAATTGAAAATGAATTAGCAAATATCTATGATATTGAAAGGCTTACAAGAAGAATCAAGTTAAATAGGCTTCATCCATTTGAGTTAAACTATTTATATGACTCACTACTTAGTATAAAAGAGTTAGTTAAATTTATGGAGAATTATAAATTTGTAACCCCACCTTGTAGCAGTGAAGAGATAAATATATTTTTAAACTCAATTAATAGCACATTTGATTTAAGTGTAAGTGCTAGATTTATGTTAAAAGATGTTGATACAAATATGATAACAAGTGGTATAAACTCTTTAATAGATGAGTTAAATAAAGAAAACGAAGAGCTATTTTTTAAACTTGAACTTTTACAAACTCATATATTAAGTTTTTTTAAAACAGATGAGAAGAGTTTTGTAACAATAAATCGTCTTGATAAAGAGGGTTTTTTTATATCAATTACAAAAAATAGATACAATCTTATAAAAGAGGAACTTTTAAAATCACACCTAATAATAGATGATAAACTTTTACTTTTTAAAGATTTCTCTATTAAAACACAAACAAATAATATAAAAATCTCTTGTGAATTTATGAATGATATATCTGATAAATATGTTCATAATATTAGAAAAATTGTTGAGATAAATAAGCTTGTTTTTAAAGAGAAAATAGAGGAGTTTGAGAAAAAATTTGCAACACTTTTAGAGGAGTTAGTTCTGTTTATTGCTGAAATAGATGTAACAGTTTCAAATATAAAAACAGCAAAAAAACATAACTACACTTGCCCAAAAATAGTTAAAACAAAAGATGATGAGAACTTTTTGGAGTTAATTGACTTAAGACATCCAATAATTGAGGCAAATGAAGATTATGGAGTTTATGTTCCAAATGATATTTTACTAGGAGAGCTCTCATACACTTCAAAAGATAATTTAGAAAATCTAATATATAAAAACTCAAACCCAATAAATTTACAAAACAATAAAATGCATGGAATACTTCTTTTTGGAATAAATAGCTCAGGAAAATCATCACTTATGAAAGCAATTGGAATAAGTGTGATTTTAGCTCAAGCTGGATTTTTTGTACCTTGTAAATCTATGAGATTTTCAATTTTTGACTCTATTTTTACAAGAATTAGTGGAGCTGATAATATTGCAAAAGGATTATCAAGTTTTGCAGTTGAGATGATGGATTTAAAAAATATATTTAATCGAGCAAATAAAAAATCACTAATTTTAGGTGATGAGATAAGTCATAGCACTGAGACTTTAAGTGGATTAAGTATTGTTGCAAGCTCTATTTTAAAATTGGCTAAACTTGAAGCTTTGTTTGTGTTTGCAACTCATCTTCATCAACTTCCTACAATTCCTGAGATTGAAAAACTCAAAAATATAATCTGCCTTCATTTGGCTGTTATGTATGTTGATGATGAAGATAAACTTATTTTTAATAGAAAGTTAAATTATGGAAGTGGTTCATCAATTTATGGTTTAGAGTTTGCAAAATCTTTACATATGGATAGAGAGTTTTTAAGTGTTGCAAATGATATTAGAAAAAGATTGGCAGATGATTACACAAAAGTTGAAAGAATTTCTCAAAAACAATCTTCAAAATATAATAGCAATCTCTACACAAGCACTTGTATAATTTGTGGTCGAGCTTGTGATGAGGTTCATCATATAGCTGAACAAGCAAAAGCAAATAAAGATGGATTTATAGGTCATATAAATGCAAATCATAAATACAACCTAATTCCTCTTTGTAAACTTCATCACAAAATGGTTCATGATGGAAAGATAAATGTAAATGGTTTTGTAGCAACTTCAAAAGGACTTGAGCTTCACTATACAATGATTGAAGAGTAG
- a CDS encoding MarC family protein, which produces MDFFIATFLKMFFIMTPFFVLSVFLTITSEATINEKRKLAIKVTFSVVVIALILLFFGQHIFKVFGITLDAFKIGAGALLFLTAVGLIYGNKDGQKPTDKNLSDLAVVPLALPIIIGPGSIGVLLVMGAEFDKFSKLLTGSLALLSAILLIGSMLYLSSLIEKFIGKDGLLIISKITGLFLAALSAQLMFDGIKGSLGL; this is translated from the coding sequence ATGGACTTTTTCATTGCCACTTTTTTAAAGATGTTTTTTATTATGACACCTTTTTTTGTACTTAGCGTATTTTTAACAATTACAAGTGAAGCTACTATAAATGAAAAAAGAAAATTAGCCATAAAAGTTACTTTCTCTGTTGTTGTTATAGCTTTGATACTCTTATTTTTTGGACAACATATCTTTAAAGTTTTTGGTATTACTTTAGATGCTTTTAAAATAGGAGCTGGAGCTTTGCTATTTTTAACAGCAGTTGGACTTATTTATGGAAATAAAGATGGACAAAAACCAACAGATAAAAATCTATCTGATTTAGCAGTTGTTCCTTTAGCACTACCTATTATTATTGGACCTGGATCAATTGGAGTTTTGCTTGTTATGGGTGCTGAGTTTGATAAATTTTCAAAACTTCTTACAGGAAGTTTAGCACTTTTATCTGCAATATTATTAATAGGTTCAATGCTATATTTATCAAGTTTAATAGAGAAGTTTATAGGAAAAGATGGTTTATTAATTATCTCAAAAATTACAGGACTTTTTTTAGCAGCTTTGTCTGCTCAACTAATGTTTGATGGAATAAAAGGTTCATTAGGATTGTAG